The Henckelia pumila isolate YLH828 chromosome 2, ASM3356847v2, whole genome shotgun sequence genome includes a window with the following:
- the LOC140881689 gene encoding probable xyloglucan endotransglucosylase/hydrolase protein 26, with the protein MAKSAVVLRLPFLVLLSIMSIYLSSVEGKFKNTMFCNWGAPHYALKGNGDDVTLVLDQESGSGIESNRTFLFGTFEMQIKLVPGNSAGTVTAYYLSSIGDKHDEIDFEFLGNVSGQPYTIHTNIFSQGCGGREQQFHPWFDPTADFHNYTIHWSPTQVIWYVDRVPIRVYNNYLKDGIPYPNLQEMRVYSSLWNADSWATRGGLDKIDWRKAPFAAELRNFRANEYSYDERPPPSMDIIEYDSMIYRSELDEDEKAAMKELRKNHMTYDYCKDVKRYRGLFPGDCFMPQH; encoded by the exons ATGGCGAAATCTGCTGTTGTTTTGCGCTTACCCTTTCTCGTTTTGTTATCGATAATGTCGATATATTTAAGTTCGGTGGAGGGGAAATTCAAAAACACCATGTTCTGTAACTGGGGGGCTCCCCATTATGCTTTAAAGGGGAATGGGGACGATGTTACTCTAGTCCTGGATCAAGAATCTG GTTCTGGAATCGAATCGAATAGAACATTTCTGTTCGGAACTTTTGAGATGCAGATCAAATTGGTGCCCGGAAACTCAGCCGGAACCGTCACGGCTTACTAT TTGTCTTCCATTGGTGACAAACACGATGAAATAGACTTCGAATTTCTTGGAAATGTATCGGGACAGCCCTACACCATCCACACCAACATATTCTCTCAAGGATGCGGCGGCAGAGAGCAGCAGTTTCATCCCTGGTTCGACCCAACTGCAGACTTCCACAACTACACCATACATTGGAGCCCAACTCAAGTAAT ATGGTATGTCGACAGAGTCCCAATAAGGGTCTACAACAACTATCTGAAAGATGGAATCCCATACCCAAATCTTCAAGAAATGAGGGTGTACTCCAGTCTTTGGAACGCCGATAGTTGGGCCACACGAGGGGGGCTCGACAAAATCGATTGGCGAAAAGCCCCCTTCGCAGCGGAACTGCGGAATTTCAGAGCAAATGAGTACAGCTACGATGAGAGGCCACCCCCGAGTATGGATATCATCGAGTATGACTCGATGATTTACCGGTCGGAGCTGGATGAAGATGAAAAAGCAGCAATGAAAGAGCTGAGGAAAAACCATATGACATATGACTACTGCAAAGATGTGAAACGATACCGTGGACTGTTTCCTGGTGACTGCTTTAT